The Camelina sativa cultivar DH55 chromosome 14, Cs, whole genome shotgun sequence genome includes a window with the following:
- the LOC104739719 gene encoding ADP-ribosylation factor GTPase-activating protein AGD4 isoform X3: MQVNSLMTIEAKKKYEFLESISAIMDAHLRYFKLGYDLLSQLEPFIHQILTFAQQSKEQSKIEQDRLARRIQEFRTQSELDSQQLAANAEPSGVNGNRVGGTIPYKNTETSLTADKEVIKQGYLLKRSSSLRTDWKRKFFVLDSHGSMYYYRSNGNKSMGSQHHYSGSSDHNTGVFGRFRARHNRSGSLTEGSLGCNTIDLRTSLIKLDAEDMDLRLCFRIISPQKTYTLQAENGADRMDWVNKITTAIGTLLNSHFLQQSPVRYLDRDNTSSVPANAVVSGDQIRLNDAKGNIGDDVSTILRGIPGNNACAECNAPEPDWASLNLGVLLCIQCSGVHRNLGVHISKVRSLSLDVKVWEPTILDLFRNLGNAYCNSLWEGLLHHENDGEEGSTLSRASISKPRPEDSFSVKEKYILGKYLEKALVIKDESEANPSAASRIWEAVQSRNIREIYRLIVTAGDVNIINTKFDDITDIDAYHHVDAADKSVKKRHDPTVCLRIKESNEPGNCLQGCSLLHVACHIGDSVLLELLLQFGADLNLRDYHGRTPLHHCISSRNHKFAKILLRRGARPSIEDDGGLSVLERAMEMGAITDEELFLLLAECA; this comes from the exons ATGCAGGTAAATTCATTGATGACTATTGAAGCTAAAAAGAAGTATGAGTTTTTAGAATCCATAAGTGCAATTATGGATGCCCATCTGAGATATTTTAAACTT GGATATGACTTGTTGAGTCAACTGGAACCATTTATTCATCAG ATATTAACATTTGCTCAACAATCAAAAGAACAGTCTAAGATTGAACAAGATCGACTAGCAAGACGCATTCAAGAATTCAGGACACAGTCTGAATTAGACAGCCAACAGCTAGCCGCTAACGCAGAACCCTCTGGTGTTAACGGAAACCGTGTTGGTGGAACCATCCCTTATAAAAATACCGAAACAAGTTTAACAGCAGACAAGGAA GTAATTAAACAGGGGTATTTATTAAAGCGTTCATCAAGTTTGAGAACTGATTGGAAAAGAAAGTTTTTTGTCCTTGATAGTCATGGTTCTATGTACTATTATAGAAGTAATGGTAATAAATCAATG GGATCTCAGCATCACTATAGTGGTTCATCTGACCATAATACTGGTGTATTTGGTCGATTCCGTGCAAGACATAACCGATCAGGTTCGCTCACTGAGGGCAGCTTAGGCTGTAATACTATCGATCTTCGCACTTCTTTGATAAAACTAGACGCAGAAGACATGGATCTTCGGCTCTGTTTCAGAATTATTTCTCCTCAAAAAACTTACACACTTCAG GCTGAAAATGGAGCAGATAGGATGGACTGGGTAAATAAGATCACTACAGCTATAGGGACGCTTCTCAATTCTCATTTTCTACAACAG TCACCAGTGCGATACTTGGATAGAGACAACACTAGTTCTGTTCCTGCTAATGCTGTCGTCTCCGGGGATCAAATTCGACTTAATGATgcaaaaggaaatattggggaTGATGTCTCTACAATACTCAGAGGAATTCCTGGCAATAATGCATGTGCAGAGTGCAATGCTCCCGAGCCAGATTGGGCTTCACTTAACCTTGGAGTTTTGTTGTGCATTCAATGCTCTGGTGTTCACAGGAATCTCGGGGTTCATATATCCAAG GTGAGGTCCCTTTCATTGGATGTGAAAGTGTGGGAGCCAACCATCTTGGACTTATTCCGAAATTTGGGTAATGCATACTGTAACTCACTGTGGGAGGGACTACTTCACCATGAAAATGACGG TGAGGAAGGATCAACTTTGTCGCGTGCTTCAATTTCAAAACCACGTCCAGAAGATTCCTTTAGTGTGAAGGAGAAATACATCTTAGGAAAG TACCTGGAGAAAGCATTAGTCATCAAAGATGAAAGCGAAGCAAACCCTTCTGCTGCGAGTAGAATTTGGGAAGCTGTTCAAAGCAGAAATATACGAGAAATCTATCGACTGATAGTAACTGCTGGGGATGTGAATATCATCAATACGAAGTTCGATGATATAACTGATATCGATGCGTATCACCATGTTGATGCAGCAGATAAATCAGTAAAGAAAAGACATGACCCAACTGTCTGTCTGAGAATCAAAGAATCCAACGAACCAGGAAACTGTCTTCAAGGCTGTTCCTTGCTCCATGTGGCTTGTCACATTGGTGACTCTGTCTTGCTTGAACTGTTGTTACAGTTTGGTGCTGACCTAAACCTGAGAGATTATCATGGAAGGACTCCGTTACACCATTGCATATCATCAAGGAACCACAAATTTGCAAAGATTCTACTGCGAAG AGGAGCACGTCCATCGATAGAGGATGATGGAGGGCTAAGCGTGCTGGAAAGAGCGATGGAAATGGGAGCCATAACGGATGAAGAGCTCTTTCTTCTCTTAGCCGAGTGCGCATAA